ATCTTGCAACTGCGCCTCAGACAAACACTCAGCTAACTCAACTTTCACTTCTCGATAAGGAGCAAAGCGTTCTAGCAACCCTTCCAGGCTACCATCATAAACCAACTGCCCTTGATGAATCACAATCACACGCTCACAAAGCGCCGTAATATCAGCCATATAGTGACTAGTCAGCAGGATAGTCGCCTGATATCTTCGGTTATACTCCCGCAAAAAGTCCCGCACTCCCATCTGTGCATTCACATCAAGCCCCAAAGTAGGCTCATCCAAAAACAAAACTTGTGGTTGGTGCAAAAGCGCCGCTAACAACTCAGCTTTCATCCTTTCACCCAACGACAGCTTTCGCACAGGCTGATTCAACTTACCCTCAAGCGCCAATAACTCAGTCAGTTCCCCCACCCGATAACGAAACTCCTTATCTGAAATCCCATAAACTGCCGCATTAATCCTCAGAGAATCCAGTGCAGGCAAATCCCAAATTAACTGCTGCTTTTGTCCCATCACCAAAGTAATTTTTTGCAGAAAAGACTCTTCCCGCCGAAAAGGAACATACCCAGCCACCTTGACTTTACCCGAAGAAGGATGAATTAACCCCGTAAGCATTTTTAAAGTAGTAGTTTTACCCGCACCATTTGGCCCCAAAAATCCCACTATTTCACCAGCATTAATCTTAAAAGAAACTTCTTGAACTGCTTTCACCAAACGATGTT
The Phormidium ambiguum IAM M-71 genome window above contains:
- a CDS encoding ABC transporter ATP-binding protein gives rise to the protein MSIVVAECLSKFYPVAIKEPGLKGTLVHFFRRKHRLVKAVQEVSFKINAGEIVGFLGPNGAGKTTTLKMLTGLIHPSSGKVKVAGYVPFRREESFLQKITLVMGQKQQLIWDLPALDSLRINAAVYGISDKEFRYRVGELTELLALEGKLNQPVRKLSLGERMKAELLAALLHQPQVLFLDEPTLGLDVNAQMGVRDFLREYNRRYQATILLTSHYMADITALCERVIVIHQGQLVYDGSLEGLLERFAPYREVKVELAECLSEAQLQDYGELEALEGRSVRFLVQRDALTRSVARILAELEVVDLMVTEPPIEEVIGRIFRSGVVS